From uncultured Fusobacterium sp.:
CCAACAACTAGGTCCATAGCTCCACCCATTCCTGGAACCATTTTTCCTGGTACCATCCAGTTAGCTAAGTTTCCTTTTTTATCTACTTGAAGAGCTCCTAGAACAGTAGCATCTACGTGTCCTCCTCTGATAATTCCAAATGAAGTAGCTGAGTCAAAGAATTGTGCTCCTGGAAGTACAGTTACAAATCCTCCTCCAGCATTGATCATATCTTTATCTTCTTTTCCAGCTTCTGGAGCAGCTCCTACTCCTATAATTCCATTTTCTGATTGGAATACTACATCCATTCCTTCTGGTACATAGTTAGCTACTAATGTAGGTAATCCTATTCCTAAGTTTACTACGTATCCATCTCTAAATTCTTGAGCAACTCTTTTTGCTATATATTCTCTTGTTGTTTTTTTATCTAATTCCATTCTATTTCACCTCTCCTATTTTACTATGTAGTCTACGAATATTCTTGATGTCATTACGTGATCTGGATCAATTTCTCCTGCTTTTACTAAGTTTTCAGCAAAAACTATAACTGTATCTGCAGCAGTTGCCATCATAGGGTTAAAGTTTTTAGTAGTTTTAGCATAAATTATGTTTCCTAGTTCGTCTACTATTGAACCATTAAGTAAAGCTACATCTGCTTTTAGAGGTTTTTCTAATAGATAGTCTTTTCCATCTACTGTTATAACTTCTTTTCCTTCTTGTACTATTGTTCCTACTCCTGTAGGTGTAAGGAATCCTCCTAGTCCATTTCCTCCACATCTGATTCTTTCAGCTAGAGTACCTTGTGGAACTAGTTCTACTTCCATTTCTCCAGTGTGCATTCTTCTACCAGTTTCAGGGTTTGTTCCGATATGAGAAGCAATTACTTTTTTTACTTGATTGTTTACAACTAATCTTCCTATTCCTCTGTCAGGGTATCCAGTATCATTTCCAATAACTGTAAGGTCT
This genomic window contains:
- the atoD gene encoding acetate CoA-transferase subunit alpha; the protein is MKNKLVTMEEAVSHVKDGMTVFIGGFLGVGTPEKIIDALIEKGVKDLTVIGNDTGYPDRGIGRLVVNNQVKKVIASHIGTNPETGRRMHTGEMEVELVPQGTLAERIRCGGNGLGGFLTPTGVGTIVQEGKEVITVDGKDYLLEKPLKADVALLNGSIVDELGNIIYAKTTKNFNPMMATAADTVIVFAENLVKAGEIDPDHVMTSRIFVDYIVK
- a CDS encoding 3-oxoacid CoA-transferase subunit B — encoded protein: MELDKKTTREYIAKRVAQEFRDGYVVNLGIGLPTLVANYVPEGMDVVFQSENGIIGVGAAPEAGKEDKDMINAGGGFVTVLPGAQFFDSATSFGIIRGGHVDATVLGALQVDKKGNLANWMVPGKMVPGMGGAMDLVVGAKEVIVAMEHTSKGAIKILDECTLPLTAVGVVDLIITEKGVIKVTPEGLVITEVSPYSSIEDIKASTGAELKVADDVKILTL